TATTAATGAGGATACATGGGCGTTATACAAGTTAATCCTGCATGGGAGCAAAGAAGTGATTTACGAAGAATATGCCAAAACGATCAATACCCTTGACCGAGCAGATTCTTTTCAACACGACTTATTCATAAAAGCAAAAAAACTAGCGAAATGTCTGGTGCAAAACAATTGGATTACACCTGAGGAAATTGCTTCTGTCATCGAGGATGAATTAAAGGAACAATGGTTTTCCTTTAGCGGCATCTTGTCAGTTTATATGATTGGATTATTAAAATTGTCTCAGTTTATCCCTGTGCTGGCAGATTTGTTAGTACGGGATGACGATATCTTATTAGAAGAGGCTGCTTTTGCGTTAATTGGTTTTCAAAATGATGATGTTGTAAAAGAGGTTGCACCTTATTTAAAGAAACCGGAATCGATTATTTTTGCCACTTCTGTTGTTGAAAATATTAAAACGGAACTCGCTGTAAAGGTGTTAAGAGAGGCATACAGGGCTGCAGAAGAATTAGGGGATCAAGATTTACTGATCGAGGCACTCTGTCATCAACTATCAAAAGCGGCATTGCCCGAAATCTCAACACATATGGAAAACGAGTATTTATCAGGCATGGTTGATATTGAACAGGTGGTCTATAGTTACTATTCCATACTTGAGGAGCAACACCCTGAATTAGAGGAATGGAAGCATGCAGCATTTGAAAGTGAAATGGATTACAGGAACGCGCAAGAGCAAACGAATTTGCTGCAAAGTTTACCTATTCGAAATGAAAATCAAGTTGGCCGGAATGACCCATGTCCTTGCGGCAGTGGTAAAAAGTATAAAAAATGCTGCGGAAAATGAAAAATTACCCAATCTTGAGTTAATGGCTCGAGTAGGCGCATTAATTAATACAGTAAATATAAATAGAAGAAATAACTCAGTACTTTGATTTGCTCTCCCTAAGGTAGACAGGTTGAAAAATAAAACTTGTTTATCTTAGGGAGAGCAGTTCAACAGTGAACTGAGTTATTTTTCCTATCATTGATACGCACTATATAGGTTTATATGTAGTTCCTAGTATTTTTCTATCTGTGTTGATCTACAAGAATCTGATTACCATCTGGGTCTTCAATTGTAAAAAATGCTGGTCCTTCAGTTGACTCATCTGCTTCAGCTAGCATTGTAATTCCTTTTTCTTTAAGTTGTTTTTGTAGTTCCCGAATGTCCGTAAACGATTCGAGATTCTCAGCATTTTCATTCCAGCCTGGATTAAAAGTTAAAATGTTCTTTTCAAACATCGATTGAAATAGCCCAATAATGCAATTTTCGTTCTTCATAATAAGCCAATTTTGGGTAATATCACCTCCAAAGACTTGAAATCCAAGTTTTTCATAAAATGATTTTGATAGTTGAATGTCTTTTACATTTAAACTTACAGAAAACGCACCAAGTTTCATATTTTTTATCTCCTTTTCATAAAAATTCAGATAGTTGTCTTTATGGGGTATTTAACATTAGATAAGTTTAGTATAAATGAGTACTTTGAATTAAACAATATTTACCAGGAGGGGATAGGTCGGAAGCAAATGGAACGAGTTTTATGATCTGGTTCTTTTCATGCAAAATCAACGTTTAGGGGTTGTTTCTCAAGGATTGATGCAAACGAGTAATATTTTCCACGTATACTGAGGAAAAGCCCAATCCCTGATAGCATAGAAGACAAAAAAGATGATGTTCTCGCAGCTAATTATTTCAGGCTGTAATATCGATGGGGCAAACTTTGAACAAACATCACTAAAAGGAATAGATATTAGTACCTCAACATTTAATACGCTTAATGTGTCAATGGATGAATTAAAAGGCTGCAAGATCTCATCCTATCAAGCGATTCAATTTGCGGTGTTAATGGGTCGTAAAGGAATAGGAAATTTTGGTACCTGTATACTAATTTGGTTAACCATAGCGTATTGCAAGCAGGCACTATTCAAGGTGAGCTTCATTGACCGAAAAGGAAAAAAGTGAAATCATTTGGGAATTGAAAATTCGTTTAGTAAAAATCGATTAACTATTTCCAATTTTCATTAGTAATGACACCACATATGAATTACCAATTAACCGAAGATATAGATAATCAATCTAGAAAAAAACTAATTTTAAAATAAAAAATTGGGAGCCATTCAAGAAAGTGATCTTGAATGGCTCCCAATTCTTTTATTCAGCATGAATTTTTTGAACGCGTCCTATCTTTCCATCCGTTAGCCTGACTTTGATTCCATGAGGATGGGTGCTTGATTTGGTAAGAATATCTTTAACAATGCCTCGTGTGAGCTTTCCCGTTTTTTGATCGGCTTTTAATACAATATCAACCATCAGCCCTGGTATTACATCTTTTCGATTTTGGCCATCCATTAGACACCCATTTTTCTGCGGGTATTGCTTGGTTTTTTGGTTTGCTGGCTTTTCATTTTTTTAGTTGAAAGATCGGCATTTGTATTCCCTTTACCACCCGAATTCTGGTTCTTTTTGTTCGCAAGCTGCTGCTTCATGGCCTCTTGCAGGCTGATTTTTTTTGGTTCTCTTACTTGATTACACTCAGTCAAAGGAATTCCCTCCATTAATTACATATTAGTTAACCAAGTATAATCTATTTTCGGGTATTTGGGAAAGGCGATTCTATTTATAACTATTCCTATACGGTCTGGGGATTATTGCATTGACGCACCTGTTCAAAATCTCTTTACTAATTAACTAATTGGTGGGGGACTGACCCTTTTTCCCAAAGCGTTAGCGCAACGAGGGACAGGAACCGATTTTACTTTTCGAACTATTATATCCAACTGTAAAAAAAACACCTTGCGACGATTGAAGGGTTTTACATATGTAATGAGAATATATAACTATAAAATATATTTTTGGAGGTATTAATTGTGGGTAAAAAATCACTGCTTTCTTCCTATTTAAAAAAGCAGGAATGTAATCATATTAATCAAAAATTCCATCAAATTGATACAATCATTTTAGACAATTTACCAAAATCAGCCTCAAAACACAGAGAATTCTAAGCTAAAGGCGGTCATAACCATGTAAGTGCTTAGATGGATATAGATTTCCTAACAAGGAAAGGAAGGATTGGAGTGGCAGTAATGTTTATAGTGTTTTTTCTACTGGGAATGTTTTTCTTCTTATTTCCAAAATATTTGCAATTTAAAGGGACAAATTATCAAAAAGCGAGCGGTAATACATTTTTAAGGACATTATTTAATACTGGAAATTATGGTGAATACTTGACCTTTTCAAAGCTGGAAAAGCTGCCAGGGCATTACCGGCTTATGACGAATTTATATTTGCCCAAAAAAGATGGTTCCACGACGGAAGTAGATTTAATCATGCTTCACGAAACAGGTTTGTATGTATTTGAATCGAAGAACTTTAGCGGTTGGATATTTGGCGATGAAAAAAATAAACACTGGATGCAAACATTTCCAAATAAACGGAAAGAGAAGTTTTTTAATCCAATCTGGCAAAATAAAGCTCATATTAATGCTCTAAAAACTGTATTGGGGACAGAATATGATAGATTTTTTAAATCCTATATCATTTTTAGTGAGAGGTGTACCTTAAAGAAGATAAACGTTACTTCTTCCAATGAGAAAGTAATGAAAAGAAATAATTTAATAACCACGATCAAGAAAGAAATCAGTAATAGTGAGAAATTGCTGACACGTCAAGATATGGATCAATTGTTTTTCAAATTAAACAAATATACTCATGCCGATTCTTCAGTTAAAGATGCACATGTTAGGCAGATTCAACTGAAGAAATAGACAGGTTACCTAGAGGGAAAGTGACAGTTAGAGGATAAACATTTCTTTGATTATTGGAAGGAGGATAATTAATGGAACAACTTATTTTTTCTGAAAATTTCACACCAAAACAGGCCATTACTGAAGTAATAAAAAACAATAAAAGGCAAAAATACAATCCGCAGCGTTTTATTAATATGATGGATGCAAAAGATAATGTGCAATTAATTTCAAAGATAGAGGGATTAATTGTTTCATCTGAGGAAAAGGCTTTAGGAACGTTATTAAGCCAAATATTTGAGAAGAAATACATATTAACGATTGAGGACTTTGTTTTATTATTTGGTGAAACATGGGATATGAGTCCCAATGCAATCCAAACTGCACAAGACCGGGTCAAGTTATTTGACGAATGTGCTAGGGGACAGAGGTTCGATATGAAAATAGTCTAGAATAGAAGAAAATTATCTATGGTTTAAAAACCAACAAAGAAAATACAGAAAAGTAAGGGTTCTAGTTTAAATAAGAGAGGCTAATAGAAATGATGGATTTTATTAATGAATTAAAGTCATATTATTCTGATCAAGCAGTATTTAATCCATGGAGGGATTATTCCAAACAACTAGACATTGGACCTGATGCACCAAAGATTAGGACAAACCATCTTCAACGCTTTTTGGAACCCAGGATATCCGATGCTCGCTATATTTTTGTTGCTGAAGCATTAGGATTTCAAGGTGGCCACTTTTCTGGAATTCCGATGACCTCAGAAAGAATAGTTATAGGAAATCACTCAGAAGTTGACTATCATTATGTTTTTAAGGGAAAGGCAGGAAGTAGGACTAGCAATCCTATTACACATTATCCAGGGTTTAAAAAATCATGGGGAAAAGAGGGGATAAGCGAACAGACAGCAACAATTGTTTGGAAAACCATCCTTGAGAATCACATAGATCCATACGAGATTATTTTGTGGAATATTTTCCCTTTTCATCCGTATAGGGATGAAAGAGGATTACTGAGTAATCGACCTCCTAAATCCAAGGAGTTGGAATTAGGAGTATATTTTTTTAATAGACTTTTAAATCATTGTCCGAAAAATATTAAAGTAATTTGTATTGGGAAGCATTCGAAAAAAACGCTAGACCAGCACGGAATAAAGAATCTTCATATTACTCATCCTGCCAACGGTAGAGCTCCCGCATTTAAAGAAGGATGCAGAAAAATATTTTCAATTAATGACAGATTATTTAAATAACAAAATTGTTTTTGGGGGCACATCTGGGTGACCAGAGTGACGGTTCCTCTTGTTTTTTCCTTTGCGTAAAAACTATGAGAATCCTCCTCATGGAATTTCTAGTTAGTAACGGCAAAATAGTAAACTTTCTAATAAGTGAGGCATTATGGAGCGAGGTTACAAATACGAAACATTCACAAATGTTGTTTTTTCAATGTTTGTGAGTGTTTTTTTGTTTGGGGAAAAGAGTACATCATACTATATTTTTTTACTAATCAGGAGTGTGAGGGTACCAAGTATTTACATTGCCATTAAATATTCACATATTTATGAAAACCACATATCCTTTTTCCCTCTTTATCCATATATCTTCTATGAAGTGAATTTTTTGTAGAAGAAAGGAATTGGGTGAGGATGGCAAAGTACAGAATGGTCCGTACTGATTTTTGGAAGAATCCGGTTGTTTCAGAGGAGATGACCCCGGAGGATAAGTATTTTTACCTCTATCTGCTTACGAATCCACAAACGACTCAAATAGGAATCTATCGACTTACGAAAAAACAGATGGCTTTTGATTTGGGTTATTCG
The DNA window shown above is from Neobacillus sp. WH10 and carries:
- a CDS encoding uracil-DNA glycosylase, whose translation is MMDFINELKSYYSDQAVFNPWRDYSKQLDIGPDAPKIRTNHLQRFLEPRISDARYIFVAEALGFQGGHFSGIPMTSERIVIGNHSEVDYHYVFKGKAGSRTSNPITHYPGFKKSWGKEGISEQTATIVWKTILENHIDPYEIILWNIFPFHPYRDERGLLSNRPPKSKELELGVYFFNRLLNHCPKNIKVICIGKHSKKTLDQHGIKNLHITHPANGRAPAFKEGCRKIFSINDRLFK
- a CDS encoding YwbE family protein, which encodes MDGQNRKDVIPGLMVDIVLKADQKTGKLTRGIVKDILTKSSTHPHGIKVRLTDGKIGRVQKIHAE
- a CDS encoding nuclease-related domain-containing protein encodes the protein MFIVFFLLGMFFFLFPKYLQFKGTNYQKASGNTFLRTLFNTGNYGEYLTFSKLEKLPGHYRLMTNLYLPKKDGSTTEVDLIMLHETGLYVFESKNFSGWIFGDEKNKHWMQTFPNKRKEKFFNPIWQNKAHINALKTVLGTEYDRFFKSYIIFSERCTLKKINVTSSNEKVMKRNNLITTIKKEISNSEKLLTRQDMDQLFFKLNKYTHADSSVKDAHVRQIQLKK
- a CDS encoding VOC family protein, which codes for MKLGAFSVSLNVKDIQLSKSFYEKLGFQVFGGDITQNWLIMKNENCIIGLFQSMFEKNILTFNPGWNENAENLESFTDIRELQKQLKEKGITMLAEADESTEGPAFFTIEDPDGNQILVDQHR
- a CDS encoding SEC-C metal-binding domain-containing protein, giving the protein MTFLEKIKPHLISDDILIQETVLHALHDYPNVPEEWTVALLKEAFKNKEKQSSILIYVEKQTINEEAVQILLENLPKMDQSGNHLAINLLDHLEPELALKYMEPLKRYINEDTWALYKLILHGSKEVIYEEYAKTINTLDRADSFQHDLFIKAKKLAKCLVQNNWITPEEIASVIEDELKEQWFSFSGILSVYMIGLLKLSQFIPVLADLLVRDDDILLEEAAFALIGFQNDDVVKEVAPYLKKPESIIFATSVVENIKTELAVKVLREAYRAAEELGDQDLLIEALCHQLSKAALPEISTHMENEYLSGMVDIEQVVYSYYSILEEQHPELEEWKHAAFESEMDYRNAQEQTNLLQSLPIRNENQVGRNDPCPCGSGKKYKKCCGK